The window CCCGCTCCATCGAATTCACTTCCGGAGTATACGGCGGTGTAAACACAAACCGCATCTGGGTTGGACGCACCATCTGTTGTGCGTGATGAACCGATGCGGTGTCCAGGACTAAAATATTGAGTGAGTTCGGGAATTCCGCCGCTAGATAATCCAGAAACAGTTGAAAACAAATCGTATCCAGGCTCGGCAACTCCAGAAAAAAGGTCCTTCCCGTCGCCACTTCCACCGCTCCATACAGATAGGTGTTCTCAAACCCATGTTGATATCTGATCGTCGGTTTGAC of the Acidobacteriota bacterium genome contains:
- a CDS encoding transposase; translated protein: VKPTIRYQHGFENTYLYGAVEVATGRTFFLELPSLDTICFQLFLDYLAAEFPNSLNILVLDTASVHHAQQMVRPTQMRFVFTPPYTPEVNSMERVWEAFKFELAGELFEDLCHLSDSLVALVRSCVAEKLRSLTFFPYMRNAINAINATNTMI